In the genome of bacterium SCSIO 12827, the window GCGACCTGCGGCCGGGCCCGCGCCACCACGTGATCCAGGATCGGCTTACCGCCGAGCGTGCGCAGCGGCTTGTCGCCGCCGCCCATGCGCCGCGCCAGGCCGCCGGCCAACAACACGCCAACCGTATCGACGGGCGCCGTCATCGGCTGCCCTTACGGCGCAGTTCAAGGGGTTCGTCCGCCGCTTCGCCGTGGTCGGCGTCGAATTCGATGCGGTCCTGGCCGGCCAGGGCGATGAAACGCCGGCCCTTGGCCCGGCCGATCAGGGTCAGGCCGACCTGATTGGCAAGGTCCACGCCCCAGGCCGTAAAGCCCGAGCGGGAGACCAAAACGGGGATTTCCATCTGCACCGTCTTGATGACCATTTCCGAGGTCAGCCGTCCGGTGGTGTAGAAGATTTTGTCGCGTCCCGACCAGCCGTGCAGAAACATGAAGCCGGCGATCTTGTCGACGGCGTTGTGGCGGCCGACGTCTTCCATATACAGCAGCGGGCGGTCGTCCTTGCACAGCACGCAACCGTGGATGGCGCCCGCTTCCAGATAGAGGCTCGGCGCCGTGTTGATCTTCTTCATCAGGGTGAACAGCCAGGACGTCTTGATCGTCGCGTTCTCGGCCAGTTTCACGCTCTCGAATTTTTCCATGACGTCGCCGAACACCGTGCCCTGGGCACAGCCGGAGGTCAGGGTCTTCTTCTTCAGCTTTTCCTCGAAATTCGTTTCGCGCTCCGTGCGCACGACGACGACTTCCAGATCGTCGTCGAATTCCACCGCCGTGACCACGTCGTCGGGGCGCAGCATGTTCTGGTTCACCAGATAGCCGACGGCGAGATATTCCGGATAATCGCAGATCGTCATCATGGTGACGATCTCGCGGCCGTTGAGGAACAGGGTCAGGGGGCGTTCCACGGTGACCGAGGCGATCACGGGTGAGCCGTCCTGGTCGATGCCGGGCACCTGTTCGGTCAGGCGCGGATCGTCCGGGTTCGGCTTGACGACAAGCTCGCCCACGCCATCCTCATAGACGGCCGTCAACGGGCTGTCGCCCGACGCACCGGAATCGTTGTCGCTTTGGCTCACGCCTTGTTCTCCCAAAACCGGCCACTGTCGGAAGCAACCGGACAGCCCATTACCGCAGGCCCGCCCGCACCGCCGGTCTTGATCGCCGGGGTCACGGAATGCCCCAAAACATGGGGATCGCGAGTGTCGGCGGCAAGGGTCAAGAAATCAAGGGGCCGGACGTCTCGGCAATCTCAACGTTTCCTGCTATGAGAAATTCCATCGCAATCCCACCCTCGCTTCAGAGTCGGCCCATGCCTTTCCCCGACATCATCCTGATCCGCCACGGCCAGACCGAATTCAACCGCGAGGGCCGCATCCAGGGCCACGGTAATTCGGTCCTCACCGAATTGGGTCAGGCCCAGGCGGCGGCCTACGGCCGGCTGCTCGCCGAGCGGTTTGCCCCACTCACCCCCTTCGCCCTTTACCGCAGTCCCGCCGGGCGCTGCGAACAAACAACGGCCCTGGCCTGCGCCGCCGCGGGGCTCGATCCACGCGCCTTCACCATCGACGAGCGGCTGAAGGAAAAAGGCTATGGCCGCTGGGAGGGCATGACGCGCCCGGAAATTGCCACGGCCGGCGACGAGGCAGATCTGGGCGCCATGGACGCCGATCCCTGGGGCCACCGCCCGCCCGGCGGCGGCGAGACCCTGACCGAGGTCATGGAACGGGCCCACGGCTGGCTCCTGAGCCTTGCCTCCGCGCAGCCTGTCATCGTGGTGTGTCACGGCGGCACGGGGCGCACTTTAATCCGCCGCTACCTGGGCCTGGACGCCCAGGAAACCATGGACATTTCCATGCGTCAGGACGTGGTGTTCCATCTGTCCGCACGCGGGCTCGATGTGATTGAGACCGGCGTGGACATGAGCAAACTGAATTTTGGTTAATTTATAAAAATCAGTCGACGCCGTCGACCACAAACAGCGTACCCGCCGCCGACGCCAGGCGAATGGCCAACGGTTTGGCGTATGCGGGTGAGGCGTGCCAGGCCTTGGCCGCCGCCATGTCGGGAAAGCGCAGGACGACGGTTCGCGATGATGGGACAGCCCCCTCAAGCGC includes:
- a CDS encoding DUF1330 domain-containing protein; the protein is MAAYVIAQIDITDPETFKEYQALVPATIAAYGGEYIVRGGEQVALEGAVPSSRTVVLRFPDMAAAKAWHASPAYAKPLAIRLASAAGTLFVVDGVD
- the fdhD gene encoding formate dehydrogenase accessory sulfurtransferase FdhD; this encodes MGELVVKPNPDDPRLTEQVPGIDQDGSPVIASVTVERPLTLFLNGREIVTMMTICDYPEYLAVGYLVNQNMLRPDDVVTAVEFDDDLEVVVVRTERETNFEEKLKKKTLTSGCAQGTVFGDVMEKFESVKLAENATIKTSWLFTLMKKINTAPSLYLEAGAIHGCVLCKDDRPLLYMEDVGRHNAVDKIAGFMFLHGWSGRDKIFYTTGRLTSEMVIKTVQMEIPVLVSRSGFTAWGVDLANQVGLTLIGRAKGRRFIALAGQDRIEFDADHGEAADEPLELRRKGSR
- a CDS encoding histidine phosphatase family protein — translated: MPFPDIILIRHGQTEFNREGRIQGHGNSVLTELGQAQAAAYGRLLAERFAPLTPFALYRSPAGRCEQTTALACAAAGLDPRAFTIDERLKEKGYGRWEGMTRPEIATAGDEADLGAMDADPWGHRPPGGGETLTEVMERAHGWLLSLASAQPVIVVCHGGTGRTLIRRYLGLDAQETMDISMRQDVVFHLSARGLDVIETGVDMSKLNFG